The DNA region CATGAGAgggcgtgtgtatgtgtctgtgtgtgtgtgtgagtgtgtgtgtgcgtctactCTATGTCCGCCCCTCCccactgcacacagacacacacacacgcacggtgTAGTCAGAGGACCCAGCTCAAAGTGAGTCAGTAGCACTATTGCATTTCTCAACCACTCCAACGTCAGCGTGGCTTGGCcttagaacacacacaggccGAGTCAGCAGCACACAGTCAGGACTTTACGCACTCGCAAGATGGGAGCCTGTTGCATGGAGAAGAAGGAGCATAGAAAGTTAGGCAAAGTCAACTGCTGGAGAAAGGTGAGCCTTGACAAGCAGTTTTAGCCTTTCCATTCTAGACATTGtcttgtttatatatatatatatatatatatatatatatatatatatatatatatatatatatatatataatttatataatatataaaatgtcTGATCTTATTAGGCTTGTTGTAGTGTCTTCTCATTTTTTATTGTGATCTGTTttgaggctgtttttttttatgggaATTTTTAAGTTTCATTTGTTTCCTCTAAACAGTTAGTTCCTTATCAGAAATGTGCTTCTTAGAGATGGTTATGCCATTGAAACAGCTCTGTGCGTAGTTCCGTTTGTGGTTCTCCGAAATCGTAACACTTGGCCTGAATGTCTCCGTTTTCTGCATGCACTTCATGAACTGATCTTCTCACCATACTGAGTTTGATGTGAATTTTGTCAAGGCCAGAGATGAGAAGGATCGTAGTGGATCGCTTGACTTACGGCTGCAGTGTGTTTGGAGTGCATGCAGCCCTTTGTCTGCTTTCTTAGTTATTACAGAACTGTAACTTCACCTAGTCAGactttttatttacaaatggaCTATTGTTCCTATTGATGTACATTCTGTTGTAAATAAACCTAGCTATGAAGACTGAGTATTACCTCTGCTctgtagggtttttttttttttttttttaaagcttgtCTTTTTGTTGTGTTGATGGAGGGGAATTTGTTTCTTCACAGTTGAGTTTGCTGAAGCTGACAATGAAGCCATAAAGACagaaattaaagaaaaaaatacatccATTACTCAAAAAATCACAGAGGAATATTTTACAGAAATTATAATTCCAATGAAACAATGAATTTGAAAAACTTTGCATTTTAGACCTAATTTTGGAatgtggttggttgtgtgtagtttgaattttgaattttgCCTTTTGAAAAGGGAAATTGAACTTGAAATTGAACCTATAAGAGGTTTGTTTTTTAACTATTTCACTATGATTTGAAGTGGAACGTTGGTTCATGCAGGCGGCAGACGTGAAAAAAGAGCATGCTAGTAGTTTATCGTCCAGCGAGCAGCGCAAGCTCTATGTGTGAACTTGCCCCGACAGGCTGCATGTATCTGGCATCTCAGTGCTTTCCCCACCATGGTGCTTTATGTGattctctcttttattctctttctctttctttctttctttttctttatatttctttatttcctTCTTTCTCAGAATCTATCCGTCCAACAAGAATGTGTCACTTGTCTTTGTGATACTCATGCAAAGTGACTTCTGCCTAGATTTACATGCAGCATGCAGATCAGACAAAGGGCTAAATAGATGCATGGCACGGAATGAATGTGAGAGTAACTGGACTGGAATTTAGCCAGTTGCCCATACCTTTCTGCctttccttatctctctctctctctctctctctttttttctctctctgtctatttggCATGAGTCCATGCTTGATTCTCAGGAAGGCTATTATGTCATTAAGTGTGTTTCAGCAGAATGGGCCTGTCACTCTAACCTGCGTCACTAGGCTGCCAAGCCTCTgactttctttttgtctttgcgAAAAGTGTTTGCTGCCAAGAGTAGCCTCCCATGACACCACTTTGACTAATCGAAAATCCCCTTTTCACCAGGCTGGGCTAACAAGCAGTGAGACATCACTCTAGCATAACTCAGGGCTCTTGTCACTTGAGGCTTTTCAACTAAAAAACTTCAACTTTGAGCGAATTTGCCTGTGAATGGTGTTCTCAGCGTGAATGGTATGGACTTCAGATAGAGCTGTAGCCCAGACAAGCTTTAGTGCTAGTGCCCACTAGTGGCTGAACGTGGAAAATGCTTAATTATTATCCAATTTAtttgaattattattaatattattatatattcatTTGTGATATTTAATTTCAACACTTTAACACTTTaatactgtttttttgtttatccCTTTTTTGGGttgctttgtttgtgttgtgtttgttggtATTCATATGCATATAGTGATATACTCCCCATGTAGTTCTCTATGTAGTGCTTTTGCATTTAGACTAGGTAGACTCCTAATGATCGACATGGCTGTATTGACCCTGCCAGCAGGATATGGGCTTCAATGAGGtcttttgagaatgaaatgccATCTccattcaccctctctcttctctctctctctctctctctctctttttttttctctctctgtctatttggCATGAGTCCATGCTTGATTCTCAGGAAGGCTATTATGTCATTAAGTGTGTTTCAGCAGAATGGGCCTGTCACTCTAACCTGCGTCACTAGGCTGCCAAGCCTCTgactttctttttgtctttgcgAAAAGTGTTTGCTGCCAAGAGTAGCCTCCCATGACACCACTTTGACTAATCGAAAATCCCCTTTTCACCAGGCTGGGCTAACAAGCAGTGAGACATCACTCTAGCATAACTCAGGGCTCTTGTCACTTGAGGCTTTTCAACTAAAAAACTTCAACTTTGAGCGAATTTGCCTGTGAATGGTGTTCTCAGCGTGAATGGTATGGACTTCAGATAGAGCTGTAGCCCAGACAAGCTTTAGTGCTAGTGCCCACTAGTGGCTGAACGTGGAAAATGCTTAATTATTATCCAATTTAtttgaattattattaatattattatatattcatTTGTGATATTTAATTTCAACACTTTAACACTttaatactgttttttttttttatccctttTTTGGGttgctttgtttgtgttgtgtttgttggtATTCATATGCATATAGTGATATACTCCCATGTAGTTCTCTATGTAGTGCTTTTGCATTTAGACTAGGTAGACTCCTAATGATCGACATGGCTGTATTGACCCTGCCAGCAGGATATGGGCTTCAATGAGGtcttttgagaatgaaatgccATCTccattcaccctctctcttctcctctcacctcATGTCAACTCACACACCAGTgcaccacacagcactcacaTCAGCCACcctccacagagagagagagagagagagtgaagtggagagataaaagagagagagaaagagaaacacccGTTCACGTGTGGTTTTTAGAATGAGAGGACTCTTAACACCTGAATGAAGTACTCCTTTGATTCAGAGGCAGCCACAGAAAGGTAATTCTGAAAGACTAGAGAGGCTTGAAcaaaacactcatacacatgcacagacagacacacacacacacacacacacacacacacgcacacacacacacacacacacacacacacacacacacacacacacacacacacacacacacagatatgaaaTTGATTCTGACAGATGCACATGGATATGAGAAAAGCCCAGTGTGCAAACCAGGTTCATCTAAAGCATTTCACCAATAATATGTTCTGAAGGGGTTTGGAAGGAATggctgtgtaagtgtgtgtgtgtcacactgtgTATGCCCACAGGCTGTTGCTGGTTTCTCCCATGTTTGCGTAAAGCAGGGAGATTCTCAGCTGCTGTTGTATATATGTTTCCCTCCGCCTCTTATGTTGAGAGTCAgacttctttttttccttcattcccccactccctccctccctccctccctccctgcctccctctctccctccctccctctctccctccctccctccctctctctcctccctctctctctccgtgcaTCTCTGCAGTTGGAGGACAATCCTCAAATCTTTTCACTGGAGCTTCtcatcccccctcctctctccggTCTGCGCATGTGTTCCCCCTCTGAGTGAATGTTTCGCTCCCCTCACCGTGACCATCGATACTTCGCCCCAAAACTAAAAGAGACAAACAAAGAGACACTGGCTTAACTCAAAGATCTTTTAGCAAGCGCGGCAACatggctgcctgtgtgtgtgtgtgtgtgtgtgtgtgtgtgtgtgtgtgtgtgtgtgtgtgtgtgtgtgtgtgtgcgcgcgcgcgcgtgtgtgtgtgtgtgtgtgcgtgcgtgtgtgtgtgtgtgtgtgcgtgaggctGGGTGTTCGTGCTGCAGCTGTGGCCGCCGCTCGGCTCCACTCAGTCAGGCCCATCGATCGCTCCTGCCGCTGAGCCGCTGTGTTGCTGGGCATCGGGGAGGTCCAGTGTTCCGCTGTCCCTCCGACGCCTGGGCGGCCATGGCTGGacgcgaagagagagagacaaagattgTCTATTTACCTATCTTTATCAGCCGTCTCTGAGGGGAGACCTcccaggaaaagaaaaaaaaaaacaaaaaaaaaaaaaaaacccagcagCCCTGGTCACGTGACGCTGTTGCCATGGCGTTGAGATGTGCATGTAATTGGCGGTGTGCAGGCAGACAGTGTGGGGACAGGGGATAcggggagaagaggggaggaagagaggcagagaggaagagggagaaatcCATAAGGCGGGGGAAGGAGTGAGACACTGAGAGTGTGagggtgtgagagtgagagagagtcatTCACAAGGGAAGGCAAAAGAGTGAAACAGAGGGTGAgacagacaaggagagagagagagagagtcaaagagagagagtcaaaagAATATCACCTAACGGAATAGAGGCaattatttctctttctctcatataCCCccattccctttctctctctaactcactctctctctctctctctctctctttcataatCTGTTCCGATGTCTGTGGCTGCTAGTGTAAAAATAGCACAGGACTCCGTCTGCCACAGACAGTTGCCACGGTAGCCCCAGTCACAGCATTATGGGATGGTGTTAATGAAGGACCAGTCGAGTCTCTCGCCATGACCCTGTCAGCCATCTCCAGCCAACacactcctcttttctcctttcctTACTCTACCCAACACACCCACCACTTTTTTCGACCCATTCGGTCTCACGAACCAGCAACATTCTCTACTGCCATGAACGCCAACATGGAGGAAGTCCTCTAGTGGCGCAGGCAGCAGGAGAATCCCTGGGATAAAGATGGAGGAGAATCTGCAGAGCGTAAGAGTGCGCAGTAGAATTCAGGGCCATCCCTAATCCTCCAACcagtcttcctcctcctcctcctcctcctcctccccctcctcctcctcctccccccccctcccccccctcctcctccctcctccccctcctcctcctccctcctacTGTTGGCacttcttttttcctcttccaCCTCTCCTATCCAAGTCTCTCCATCGCTCTCCTCGTCTCTCACAGGAGCAGCTAGGCTGGgggctccctctccctccctccattttcTGTCAAAtcatgtgcttttgtgtgttgcACAGGTTGCTAAGGCTGAgaacctagagagagagagggagagagaggattagTCTATATGAATAACAGTGGAAGTTGAATTGAAACAaattgaaaagagagagattctgagaggcagagacagagaaagagagagagagaaagagagagcgagagttgCAGCAGTGCAGTGCGCAGCCAAGCGGCACTAATCCAGAGGAGGAAGACCCCTTCCAGCCAGATGAGCATCCCTgccttctgtttttttcctctctcactctctcgctctcctccctccctccctcccctgctcACGCTCTCCCTGCTCTGCGATCGGCGCTCTATCCATAATTCATCAGTAAGCTCCTGCTCCAGCCGCAGCAGAGGCAGCCCTGCTCCACGGATCTCTTAGCTCAGAACCAGTACGGGTGCTCTCTCGGTGGGCAGAAACCACCCTGCGAACAAGCCGCCCCACCGGGCCCCCTCAGCTGCAgaatggagagagtgtgtgagcgcgtgcatgtgtgcctgtgccgCTGCAGCCACTGGGTTGCCAGACAAAACCGGATCGGTCCATTCGCCCGCAGCCTCCATCGCTGATCCGCCTCAGAGGGGAGaacgagaggagagaagaagggattGTTTTGTCTTCTTACTGGGGCACAAGAGGAATCCCGAtcgtctgcctctctctctctctccgtctggcCGCCGCGTTTTTCCTTTGATTTCCGTccgttttctctctttctggagGACCAGAGTGCTTCTGTCGGGTGGGCTTACGCATAGCTCCAAAATGCCTGAGGCGAACTACCTTCTCTCGGTGTCCTGGGGTTATATCAAggtgtgtatctgagtgtgtgttagaggagCTTATTGGGGTCTGGGGTCAAGCAGACCCCCTTGCATGTTTGTGGTAAATGGACGAATGCTTTTCCGAAATAAGTCGGCGTAGCGTTGTGTCTATGGCACAGCAATGGCGCAGGGGTATTCTCCAATAGCTGTTGCATTGTGAtgcttgtatttatttatttgtttttgttgttttggtgTGTTGTTGCAAGAAATGGAAATATTCTGTATTTGATTCAGATTCAGTATGATTCAGAAAGAATCAGAAAGAAGAGAATTCTGCAGTTTACAAACATATGGCATTACATGATGCGCAGTAAATATTGCTGACCCCCTTTAACTGCGTATGTCCAGATATGGTAGCTGGCTTTGCTAATACAACCTATATAATGTGTTGGAATCATTTATATGAAAAAAGCTCATACAATTGTATGCTGACACAAAAACAATGAACTACTTCTTAATAAAATGAGGGCAACAGACAGACTGTTGCAGCTGATATGACTGGTGGGGATCCCCTGCTGATGTCTGCTGAATGCTTCAGATGTGGGCTTTGCTGCATTAGGTCTAATGTGTTTGTCTTCATGTGTTTCTCCGCAGTTCAAAAGAATGCTGAACCGGGAGCTGACGCACCTGTCCGAGATGAGCCGTTCTGGCAACCAGGTGTCTGAGTTCATCTCCAACACCTTCCTAGGTAACCACTGCTTGCTGTTACTAtatagacatacatacacacacacacacatgtgtgcaaaCACAGCTAGACAACCCCGCTCTAGATCACTCCACATGCTTGCACATGATGCGGATGTTCATCTTGTGAAACACCCACTCATCCAGGATCATCCATCCTATGCAGACAAATATGTACACGTATGAAGGTAAATGTTATatggaaacacatacacatagatacAGATCATCTTTAAAGACACCTGACTACCttttacatattttacataCTGAAACTCAGACTCCGGTAAGCGTTCTCTGATCTTTTGCGTTTTTGGTCTAGCGCTGGGCTCAAGCTACAGCAAAACAAGTGGGCTCCATTTTGTCTGTCTTCTCGGTGTCAATCTGCACTGTAGCCCAGGTTTGGGAACTGCGCTGGAGGAGCTCAGCTCTTAAGTTTTGAGTCGATAAAATGGCGACGAGAACATCAGGCGGTGTGCACATTGGGTGCCAGGTGACAGGGCTTGGCGGTTGGTTGGTGGGCGTTCAGCTGCCTCTGTACAGCCCTGTGAGGTGCCACcatcagggagagagggaacgcCAGGCTGGTGGAGAACAATAGCAGACTCAGGGCTGGAAATGGAGGGAcatggatggagggaggctAGATAGAGAGATGTGTAGGCAGGTGGTGGAGTGAGATGAAGAAAGGATAAAGCAAGAGTGATGGCTAAAGAAACAAACAGACTGACTAACACACAAGTCATGTGTGGAAAGCCATGCCATGGATTGTTCTGGAGACCACAGATGTGAAGGAATGAGGGCTGGTCTTGTTTGCGGTGGtttcagggaggggagaaaTCCCCGCTGCATAGCTTAGAAGATGGCGATGGAGGCTGCTGCTGAttctggggggtggggggatccTACTGCAGAGCCATGGAGCGATGGAACCCCCTCATCCCAGCAGCTGTTATGACTCATCCCCCATCCTGTCAGTTTTCATCCTGACTAAGAAAAAGTCTTCCCCCCCCAACACTTCCACCCCCATACGTTtctctcatgcttgatcatgcAGATGCGggaacattcacaaacacatgcagttcTTTACTCACTCAGTACATTTGCCCACTGAGACACATGAAAACATCCCCAACATCcaaccaacacaacacaacccaacCCGCACACAAAaaacgcacaaacaaacaagaaatgCATAGAGTACTttcacacatacgtacacacatgggcacacccACACAGCACGTTAGAGGAAAAGCTTTTAATGAGCATGATGCAGGAACAGGCAGCAGTGGCAGCCATGGAGGAACCTGCCCTAATGATCAGCTATAGACCATTACAGCCTGTGCCTGGTCATTAGGGGTCAAGCCTTTAGACTCGCTCTGCGCTTTGTTAAGCTTCCCTCCAGGCGTGGATGggagtgtgtttgcttgtgtgcatctgcgtgtgtgtgtgtttaagagtgtgtgtgcatctggcaGATGGACTCAGCCTGTGCTCCTCCCCTGTGCTCACGTGTGTTGCCCACACTGTCCCTCTGGTTTGGTCACCCAGCCGAGCTGAGAGCCAGAGCCACAGTTAATGAGATCACATTTGACCAGAGCGAAGCCCCCCTCCAGTGCCAGAGCCTCTCGCCCcaacacactcctacacaccaaactgtgtgtgtgtgtgtgtgtgtgtgtgtgtgtgtgtgtgtgtgtgtgtgtgtgtgtgtgctcccagtgcATTGCTACCTCCTCCAAACTGTCGTAGCAGCTGGATTTCCCCTCAGCCCATATGGAGAGCACTTTAGGTGGCTTCATTATTTATGAGAGAAAAGTGCTGGTGTGGGGGAGACATGTGATGTGGGGAGAGAGCGGAAAAAAGAGGGGTGATGAAAAGGAAGAAGGGAAGCGAGAGagcaaaaaacagagagagagatagagagagagagagagagagatggggctgCTGCCCCCACAAGCGCAGTGAATCATCCGCAGTGCTGTCTCTCACCACACATGCCATGGGAACTCACACATGAATGCTCGCATCATGCCTCCACCGCTACACCGGCGAAGGAAAAAAACCAGGAGAGACCAGaaggaaaaagagggagagagagacatagagagagagaaagagagagaggggggggggggtattgaaACGGATGGATTCCTCCTGTTTTATCTGGATTTGTGAGGGAGGCGTTGGGGAGCTCCACTGTGCTCTGACAAAGACATGGGCTCTGCCTCGGCTCACGGTGTTGTGTTTCCCCTGATTAGTTGGACAGAGTGGCAgtcagagacagacaaacagacaagagagaaagagagacgtaGCGATTACTCTCCTTATCACATCACTGGCGATAATGGCATGATGAGCCAGTCTTCTGAATAATGAAGAACTGAAAGCACAAGATAATGACCATAATGAATGAACTCGCCACCCCACGccaccccactccactccaccacACCTAATCACCTACCATTCCCATCTCCAGGTTGGGGATGTGACATTACTCCGCATTTTATCACTCACAATCCATTAGAGTCTGGGGAGGCTGAGCGAGAGCGAGCGCGGGTgcggagaggcagagagagggggggtcgTTATCTGCGCTGGTGCGCTGGTAATTGAATAAGGATGGCTGTGCTGTGGCAGTCAGCGGAACTGGGAGCCAGGCTCCTGCGCACGATACCGCCGGCCCTCGGGGCAAGAGGATATGAGACGAGCGGAAGATTAGAAACGCAATTCCATCCACCCTTAAACTGGAGCAGCAGAGACACTGAGTCGCGCTCCGCAGAATGGAAAGGCCCCCTCTAAGACGGCAATGTAGGTGTCCAGTGCTCTCCGAGGAATGACCTtttcaagagtgtgtgtgggggggcagaggggaagaagagagggggcAGGAAGTTGGGAAGGAGAGCAAGGTATCCATTCGCATGGAGGTGGAGCGAAATCAAACTAAAATGGAGCTCAGTCCTAATTTATTCCCCACTAGCTCTCCCCCTTCTTTTGTAGTCAGTGGTGCAGGTGggacccctccacccccatcctgtccccacccactacccacccccctccccccaggcACACCTGGGCCTGGTCTGCGGGCCAGCAGCTCTCTCTACTGACGTCACTAGGGGAAAGAGGAGACCTGGCCACCCGATTTCAAACAAAGGCCTTTTGTCTTGCCGGGCTGCGCGACAGCTGCACAGAGGCTGGACATCGGGAAACATGATACAGGCtccgtttttctttttttttctcgttcTGTCTGCTTTTTTTGTCTATCCAACATGAAAGATGTTGGCCACGGACAATAACAGCTACCTTCAGATTTCCAACAGTGTTGCGGAACAGCCAGCCTCATAGGGGTCTGTGGTGCTCATTCGCGAGACGTGGCTGTAATGAGTTGCGATACTTAGCGCCGTGCCGATATACCATGAAGCTTTCGTGGTGTAACGAAGACGCAGGGGACTgatctcctctcttttctccctctctcgacCCTTCTCTGACGCAGACAAGCAGAACGATGTGGAGATCCCCTCACCCACGCCGAAGGCtcgggagaagaagaagaagcagcagCTGATGACTCAGATCAGTGGTGTGAAGAAGGTGTCCCACGGACCGAGCCTCTCCAACTGCACCGTGATCGCCCGCTTTGGAGTTAAGACGGACAAGGAGGACTTGCTTGCCAAGGTACGCCACTGACTCACACCGAGAGTGCCTCAGCTGCAGGCTTCGCCTCAGCTTCGGTTTCATACCTTATTGATTTCTAAGAGGAGGTGTGCATCACCACCTCCAACTTCACTTGAACTTTACTATATAACTGTGAATGTGGGGGATGAGCAATTTGATATACAGTATTTTAACAGAATACTTGTTTTACAAGTTGGTAGAACTTTGAAAGTTGACAGTGGAGTCTGTGGGGGATATTTGATTCATAAATTAACTGTTTCTCTCTTCCTGCTCCAGGAACTTGAAGACCTAAATAAATGGGGATTGAACATCTTCACCGTGTCAGAATACTCCCACCACCGGCCTCTCACCTGCATCATGTACGCCATTTTCCAGGTGAGTTTCAGCCCTGAGATACGACACGAAAGGAATATCAAATACACAGACAGATTCCCGTATGTATCAGAGTAGAGAATTGCTCCCTTGGCTGTCTGTGACCTTTGTTAAATGGcgtccttttgtgtgtgtcaggagaggGATCTGCTGAAGACATTCAAGATCCCGGCGGACACATTTGTGGCCTACATGATGACGCTGGAGGACCATTACCATTCAGACGTGGCCTACCACAACAGCCTGCACGCCGCCGACGTGGCCCAGTCCACACACATCCTGCTCTCAACGCCTGCGTTAGACGTAAGGGCCAACCCTCTACTTCTCAtagatggacacacatacacacacatgtggcacACATACAACAGCCTGCTGTCTCTGTCCTACTGGGCTATTTGTAATACATGTAACACATAACTCTCTAACATATGAAACCCATCCTCAGGTCAATATCTAGACTTTCTCAGGGGTTAGTCTCTACATAAATACTCCCTTTCTTACATGTCCCAGTTTTCCCTATGTACTGTATGCCGCTTTTATAGAAAACTGTTTGTCTTGCCACCTAGTTCCTACAAAGCACTATCAGTAAAGAGTAAGACAGCAAACCCAGTGGCTCATTTTACACAGCTAGCACCATCCATCATATTTAACAGCAGCAGTCCCGAGTTGCCATTTTGGAGCATCAAagtgcctctctccctctctcccagtaAGGCCTTCCTCTCGGCCGGCGATTAATCATGCCTTAATTAGTGTTTGCGTAAAGCACTTGTGCTTGGCCAGGGGAATACTAATGGCTCCGCTGGGAGGACAACAGCCTGGGATTAGTTCTCTGCTGTCAGTGCATTTGTTTGGcgagacaatgtttttttttttaaagttaaaagCCTCTCCTTGTTTTGTTCTTCCGCAGGCCGTCTTCACAGACCTTGAGATCCTCGCTGCCATTTTCGCTGCTGCCATCCATGATGTGGACCATCCAGGAGTGTCCAACCAGTTCCTCATCAATACAAGTGAGTCGGGATGCCCTCGCCATAACCTTCTCTTCATCGTGGCAATTCCCTCGTGTTGGTTTAATGTCCTGGCAGAATCATGGCTGTAGTGAGCTCACTTCCTTTTCTGTAATCATCTGCAGATTCTGAGCTGGCCCTCATGTACAATGATGAGTCGGTCCTGGAGAACCATCATCTGGCCGTGGGCTTTAAGCTGCTACAGGAAGACAATTGCGACATCTTCCAGAACCTCACCAAGAAGCAGAGGCAGTCCCTCAGGAAGATGGTCATCGACATGGTGAGCCTTCCTGAGCCTGAGACAGCGTCCGTTAGCCCCCTGCGGCCTCGCACCACACACAGCATTCTAGAATCAGAGAATTCCAAGGCTGCTTATTTACATTGGCCTGTGCTCTTTTTCAGGTACTGGCCACAGACATGTCCAAGCACATGAGCTTATTGGCAGACCTGAAGACCATGGTGGAGACCAAGAAAGTGACGAGTTCTGGAGTGCTGCTTCTCGACAACTACACTGACAGGATACAGGTAACCATCGCCTACtcctcttcatgtgtgtgtggatgtgttggAGAGACCTCGACTGTCAGATAGCGTGATGTTTCTCCACTTCTGCTTACACTAATTGAACTAATTCATGTTCTGTGAAACACTGAACCAGCCTGAGATCATTAGGATCACTGCCTGCTGTGATGACCACAGTCTACCACCTCTCCCTTTTACCacctctcattcctctctcgcTGCATTTTCCATTTCCCACAGAGTTTGGCACTCCAAACAAGTTGAATGTGAAACCCATTCTGAGATCAAAGCTCATCTAACGACCACTTGTACCTTTTTTTTCCGCTGAATAGGTCCTGCGGAACATGGTGCACTGTGCTGACCTGAGCAACCCCACCAAGTCCCTGGAGCTGTATCGGCAGTGGACCGACCGCATCATGGACGAGTTCTTCCACCAGGGCGACCGCGAGAGGGAGCGGGGCATGGAGATCAGCCCTATGTGTGAC from Alosa alosa isolate M-15738 ecotype Scorff River chromosome 9, AALO_Geno_1.1, whole genome shotgun sequence includes:
- the pde4ba gene encoding cAMP-specific 3',5'-cyclic phosphodiesterase 4B isoform X3, with the protein product MTDRTETSGQAEEASDPPGTIPDRMTLNSILDKHRKSINRSLSLIPFTYRRHSWVCFDVENGPSASCSPLDPQASPGSGLVLHTNFPGHNQRRESFLYRSDSDYDLSPKSMSRNSSIASELHGDDLIVTPFAQVLASLRSVRNNVTVLTNVQCASNKRSPAGTQPNMTRVCLPDDSYQKLAMETMEELDWCLDQLETIQTYRSVSDMASTKFKRMLNRELTHLSEMSRSGNQVSEFISNTFLDKQNDVEIPSPTPKAREKKKKQQLMTQISGVKKVSHGPSLSNCTVIARFGVKTDKEDLLAKELEDLNKWGLNIFTVSEYSHHRPLTCIMYAIFQERDLLKTFKIPADTFVAYMMTLEDHYHSDVAYHNSLHAADVAQSTHILLSTPALDAVFTDLEILAAIFAAAIHDVDHPGVSNQFLINTNSELALMYNDESVLENHHLAVGFKLLQEDNCDIFQNLTKKQRQSLRKMVIDMVLATDMSKHMSLLADLKTMVETKKVTSSGVLLLDNYTDRIQVLRNMVHCADLSNPTKSLELYRQWTDRIMDEFFHQGDRERERGMEISPMCDKHTASVEKSQVGFIDYIVHPLWETWADLVHPDAQDILDTLEDNRNWYQSMIPQSPSPPYETDKEGQGVGGGTGDKFQFEMTLEEEDSEGTEKDEQSQGDEDEEEEEGEEEEREEPMEPATTHIEIVTHDASPVDT
- the pde4ba gene encoding cAMP-specific 3',5'-cyclic phosphodiesterase 4B isoform X6, with the protein product MGACCMEKKEHRKLGKVNCWRKFKRMLNRELTHLSEMSRSGNQVSEFISNTFLDKQNDVEIPSPTPKAREKKKKQQLMTQISGVKKVSHGPSLSNCTVIARFGVKTDKEDLLAKELEDLNKWGLNIFTVSEYSHHRPLTCIMYAIFQERDLLKTFKIPADTFVAYMMTLEDHYHSDVAYHNSLHAADVAQSTHILLSTPALDAVFTDLEILAAIFAAAIHDVDHPGVSNQFLINTNSELALMYNDESVLENHHLAVGFKLLQEDNCDIFQNLTKKQRQSLRKMVIDMVLATDMSKHMSLLADLKTMVETKKVTSSGVLLLDNYTDRIQVLRNMVHCADLSNPTKSLELYRQWTDRIMDEFFHQGDRERERGMEISPMCDKHTASVEKSQVGFIDYIVHPLWETWADLVHPDAQDILDTLEDNRNWYQSMIPQSPSPPYETDKEGQGVGGGTGDKFQFEMTLEEEDSEGTEKDEQSQGDEDEEEEEGEEEEREEPMEPATTHIEIVTHDASPVDT
- the pde4ba gene encoding cAMP-specific 3',5'-cyclic phosphodiesterase 4B isoform X5, with protein sequence MCACAAAATGLPDKTGSVHSPAASIADPPQRGEREERRRDCFVFLLGHKRNPDRLPLSLSPSGRRVFPLISVRFLSFWRTRVLLSGGLTHSSKMPEANYLLSVSWGYIKFKRMLNRELTHLSEMSRSGNQVSEFISNTFLDKQNDVEIPSPTPKAREKKKKQQLMTQISGVKKVSHGPSLSNCTVIARFGVKTDKEDLLAKELEDLNKWGLNIFTVSEYSHHRPLTCIMYAIFQERDLLKTFKIPADTFVAYMMTLEDHYHSDVAYHNSLHAADVAQSTHILLSTPALDAVFTDLEILAAIFAAAIHDVDHPGVSNQFLINTNSELALMYNDESVLENHHLAVGFKLLQEDNCDIFQNLTKKQRQSLRKMVIDMVLATDMSKHMSLLADLKTMVETKKVTSSGVLLLDNYTDRIQVLRNMVHCADLSNPTKSLELYRQWTDRIMDEFFHQGDRERERGMEISPMCDKHTASVEKSQVGFIDYIVHPLWETWADLVHPDAQDILDTLEDNRNWYQSMIPQSPSPPYETDKEGQGVGGGTGDKFQFEMTLEEEDSEGTEKDEQSQGDEDEEEEEGEEEEREEPMEPATTHIEIVTHDASPVDT
- the pde4ba gene encoding cAMP-specific 3',5'-cyclic phosphodiesterase 4B isoform X4, which produces MLHHRSPCHRGRVHFDFSEEVVKRLHATTTLSFDVENGPSASCSPLDPQASPGSGLVLHTNFPGHNQRRESFLYRSDSDYDLSPKSMSRNSSIASELHGDDLIVTPFAQVLASLRSVRNNVTVLTNVQCASNKRSPAGTQPNMTRVCLPDDSYQKLAMETMEELDWCLDQLETIQTYRSVSDMASTKFKRMLNRELTHLSEMSRSGNQVSEFISNTFLDKQNDVEIPSPTPKAREKKKKQQLMTQISGVKKVSHGPSLSNCTVIARFGVKTDKEDLLAKELEDLNKWGLNIFTVSEYSHHRPLTCIMYAIFQERDLLKTFKIPADTFVAYMMTLEDHYHSDVAYHNSLHAADVAQSTHILLSTPALDAVFTDLEILAAIFAAAIHDVDHPGVSNQFLINTNSELALMYNDESVLENHHLAVGFKLLQEDNCDIFQNLTKKQRQSLRKMVIDMVLATDMSKHMSLLADLKTMVETKKVTSSGVLLLDNYTDRIQVLRNMVHCADLSNPTKSLELYRQWTDRIMDEFFHQGDRERERGMEISPMCDKHTASVEKSQVGFIDYIVHPLWETWADLVHPDAQDILDTLEDNRNWYQSMIPQSPSPPYETDKEGQGVGGGTGDKFQFEMTLEEEDSEGTEKDEQSQGDEDEEEEEGEEEEREEPMEPATTHIEIVTHDASPVDT